In Chryseobacterium scophthalmum, the genomic stretch TTGGTAAAAATGTATTCATCAATTTCGACTGTACTTTTCTTGCATTAGGCGGAATAACGATTGAAGATGATGTATTGATAGGTCCGAAAGTGAGTCTTATTACTGAAAACCATCCATTAGATCCGAAATTAAGAAACGGACTAATTGGCAAACCTATTCATATTAAAAAAAATGTGTGGATCGGCGCAAATGTCACTGTTTTACCAGGAGTTACAATTGGTGAGAATGCTGTAATTGCGGCCGGAGCCGTGGTTTCCAAAGATGTTCCAGACAATGTGGTTGCTGGTGGAATTCCTGCAAAAATCATCAAAAAAATTGAGAATGAAATTATTTAAATTTAATCATAAAATATTATTGCTATCTGCATTCATAGTGATAACAATAGTCTCGTGTAATAACAAAAATCAAGAAAAAATGGATCAAGAAAATACCGCAGCACTCTTTCCGAAAGGCGACCAATTACCCAAAGAATGGTTTACCGGAAATGCATTTTTATCACCTTTGGTAAGTAAAGATAAAAATAATGAATTTTCTGCAGGCGCAGTAACGTTTGAAATTAGAGCAAGAACCAATTGGCATACGCATCCGAAAGGTCAGGTTTTGATTGTAACGGAAGGTTCCGGCTTTTATCAGGAAAAAGGGAAACAGCCACAAATCATCAAAAAAGGGGACATTATAAATATTCCTGAAAATGTTGAGCATTGGCACGGTGCATCTGCTAAGACGGCAATGACGCATATTGCTATCACCAACTTTAAAGAAGATGTACAGGTAACGTGGTTAAAACCTGTGACAGATGAAGAATTTAATGAAGCTAATCATGAAAAATAAAATGAAGAAACTCACCTTAATTTTTGCGACAATAATATTGTCTTTAAGCCAATTTTCGGCTCAAACCAAACAAAAGTCATTAGATAAAAGCTCAAAGAAAATGAATACAACAGAACATTATACTTTCAAGCTCAGTAATAAAGTAATCAGAACCTCAGTAACTTTCAAAAACCGATACGGAATTACATTGAGCGGAGATCTATATCTTCCAAAAAACGTGGGAAATGAAAAATTAGCGGCATTGGCAATTAGTGGTCCATTTGGTGCGGTAAAAGAGCAATCATCAGGTTTGTACGCCAACGAAATGGCCGAAAGAGGTTTTGCAGTCATCGCTTTTGACCCATCTTATACAGGAGAAAGTAGTGGTGAGCCAAGAAATTTAGCATCACCTGAAATCAATACAGAAGATTTTAGTGCAGCGGTTGACTTTCTGGGTCTTCAAAAGAATGTAGACAGAAATAGGGTAGGAATTATCGGTATTTGTGGTTTTGGTGGTTTTGCACTTAATGCAACAGCGGCAGATAAACGAGTGAAAGCTGTTGCTACAACAAGTTTGTATGATATGACACGAGTAATGTCGAAAGGTTATAATGATTCTGTAACACCAAAACAGCGCAATCAGACTTTGGAAGATTTGAACCAACAACGATGGAAAGATGCTGAAAACGGAAAACCAGCCAAAGGTACAAGAAATTTACCCGAAACTTTGAAAGGTGACGAGCCGCAATTTGTAAAAGAATATTTTGATTATTACAGAACACCTCGTGGTTTTCATGCCAATTCGCTTAATTCTAATGGAGCGTGGTTGATTACCAATCCGCTGTCGTTTATGAATATGCCGATATTAATGTATGTGAAAGAAATTTCGCCAAGACCTATGCTTTTGATTGCGGGTGAAAATGCCCATTCAAGGTATTTCAGTGAAGATATTTATAAATCTGCAGCTGAGCCGAAAGAGCTAATGATTATTCCTAATGCGGTACATGTTGACTTGTATGATAAAGTAGATGTTATTCCTTTTGATAAACTGGAAAGTTTCTTTAAAACAAATCTGAAATAATCATTTTTTAGAAAATATTTAAAAAGGTTTATTTGTAAATTAATGTGCAAATAACCCTTTTTATTTAAAGTCTGTGATAACTTTCCAAAGTTATCACAAGTTTTTAATTATAATCTGTTTGAAGTTTCATTAACTTTATTTTCTTTATAACTCGATTTTTCAAGCTTGCCAAAATTATATTTTACAGCAACCGAAACTGTAGGTGTATTTCCATAGAAATTTCCTGTAGAACTAATTTTATCATACGTCATACTTTGAATATAATTCATCTGTTTAAAAAGGTCATTATATCTAAACGTAAAATCAAAATCAGACAGAGACTTGGTGATTCCGAAATTAACAACACAAACGGCATTATTATCATATAAACCTTCTGTACGTTTGGTGATGTAATATCCATCCATCAACAACGAAAAGTTTTTAGCGATTTTCAACGTATTATTGGTATAAATATAAAGATATGGAGTCGATCTTTTAACGAAGGCTAAACTGTCTTCTGTCTTACCATAATTGACAGACATACTGTTCTGTGAAGACCAAATTTTCCATTCAAAAGGAACGTCTACACCGAGACTTGCGCCAATTTCTTTTTCAAAATTGATCAGTGTAAATTTTGAAATATTTTTTGCATCGTCATAAACCAAAGTATAACCCATCGGATTTTTACTGGTGTAAACTGATGCATTAAGCGACCATTTTTTTAAACTTGTAGTAAAAGATAGAGTATTGGTATAAGTCGGTATTAAATTCGAATTTCCTTCATATTCTATGTACGGACTTCCGTATAATCCTCCTGAAGAGAGATTGCCGTAACCAGGTCTTGAGATTGTTTTTCTGAAATTTAAAGTATAAACATAATCTTTATTTTGTTGAAAAGAAATTTCTGCATTCGGAAACCAGTCTACAGCATTTCGGGAAAGAGTAGTGTCTTTCAAAATATTATCAAAACCTTTGGCAGAAGTGGTTTCCATGCGAATTCCTGCCTTAAAATTCCATTTGTTTTTTTCAGCATTTACATTGACATATGATCCTGTATTGCTTTCTTTAAAGAGGTAATTAAAAAATTCTGGAACTTTTATGGAAGCATAATTAGTAACATTATCAGTAGTAGTTTCTGCTTTTGTAAAGCTTGTACCCAATTCTAATTTATAATTTTCATTGAGTTTTTTTTCAAAATCAATTCTTCCAGAATAAACATCACCGGAATATAATTGTCTTCGGAATTGACTGAATTCATACCCGGAATCATCAATATTATTTAGAAACTCGTAGTCAACGTTGCGGCTTTCTCTTGTATATTGAAATCCTGTGAAAATATTGGCGTCCCAATCTGCCAATTTTTTATTATAATTAAAAACCGAGTTAATCGATGCCCGTTTATTATCCTGATGATTTAAGGTGAGTATATTTGAAGAAACTCCATTTTCAGTGTATTTTGTATGGGTATTGTTATCACCTTTATCCGGGCGGAAATTACCGTTGAAAGACAAAGTAAGATAATCTCCGTCATTACTTAATTCCTGATACAAACTTGCTCCGAAAATAGTTTGTGGGCGATTGGTAATAGAAACGATGGTATAATCTGAAGAAATATTTTTGCTTGGAACAGTATAGTTATAACCGTTACTTTCCCAATGTTGAACAGCATTGAATGCAGCATTGATTTTCCATTCTGTTTTATTTTTTTTCTGTTGAAAATTAGCATTAAAATAATTACTGAATCTTTTTTGAAAGGTTGCCGTTTCAGATAATGATAGTTTAGAGCCGTCTTTTTTGCTCTTTTTTAAATTGATTTTAATCACTGCTTTACCTTCAGATTCATACTTTACAGACGGATTTCTGATAATTTCAACAGATTTTATATCTTCCACGGAAATTCCGGACAAAGTAGAAAAATCTACCCGTTGATTATCAACATACAATAAAGGATTTCCTTTACCGACAACAGAAACACCTTCGCCATTGGCATCGAGTGTTACAAATGGTAATTTAGTTAATAATTCTGAAGAAGTAGCCACTTTATTTAAAGGTGAATCTGTAATATCTAATGTGATATTTCCGTTTTCTACACTGAATTTCTTCTTCTCACGGGTGATGGTTATCGCTTCAATATCTTTTATTTTCGGGTGATAAATTATATTAAAATTTTCATCGCGATTCAGTAAGAATGGTTTTTCTTTTTGTTCCGTTTCGCCGGAAGAGATTTGAAGATAATAGGTATTTGATCTCAGATCATTAAATTCAAACTTAGACTCTTTTGTTATAATCGTTTTAATGAGTTGATTTTCGTTGTCATATAAATAGATCTCAATTGGTGTACTCAAATTAGTGTTATTACTATTTGAAACAGTTCCGTTAATATTAAATTTTTGCTGCGCAGAAAAAAATAAAAAATTGAAAATGAATAATAAGAAGGTTTGGTATTTAGTCATTCGAGTGTGGGTTATATTCTTATTAACAATCATAATGATTAAAGTATTACATCAGTAAATATAAATGACGAATATTTTTAGAAATATAAAACGTTTTACATACTAGAAAAGGTTTTCAATGGCTCGATTTTAGATAATAATCAAATATTAGTGCAAAATTCGTACGTATAATCACAAAATAATTCAGCCATGCAAAGGTTTAAAAATATAATTTTGAAAATTCTGAAATGGATAGGAATTTCCATTGCTTCCATTCTTTTTTTGATGTTCATCATTCCGATTTTATTCCCGGGAAAAGTTTCTGAGCAGGTAAAATTGTTTGCTAATAAGCATCTTGCAGGTAAACTTGACTATAAAAAAACGCATCTTACTTTTTTTAGGCATTTTCCTTCATTGACGGTTTCAGTTGATGATTTTTTATTGAAAGGTTCAAAACCTTTTCAGAATGACACTTTGCTTGCAGCAAAAGAAGTGGCAGTCGGGATTAATCTTAAAAATTTAATTTTTGATGGTGAAGTGAAAATTGATGAAATCTATGTTACAGACGCTTATGCGAATGTTTTCGTTAACACAAAAGGTGAAGCAAACTATAATGTATATGTTTCAAAACCTTCAGAAAAACCAAAAGATACAACAAGTACAGGAGCTTCAATAAAGCTTGATTTAATTAAACTAAGAAACTGGAATATCAAATATAACGATCACGCTGCAAGAGTTTTGGTTGATGCTAAAGGACTAAATTACACTGGAAAAGGAGGGTTAAGTGAAGATATTTTTGACCTTGAAACCGATTTGGATATTGATAAATTAGATTTCAGTTTAAACAGAATTTATTACGCCAAACAAAAAACTTTACACGCAGATTTAATTACCAGAATCAATACCAATGCGTTGACTTTTGTGTTGAGAAAAAATGAATTGAGAATTAATGATCTTCCATTAAAATTTACAGGTTTTGTAAGTATTCTAAAGGATGGTTACAATCTCGACATCAATGCGGCATCTGAGAAAACCACGATTCGGGATATGATTTCTGTACTTCCACCACAATATTTAGATTGGGCAAAAGACACCAAAATTGAAGGGAAAAGTGATTTGTTTTTCAGTCTGAAAGGCAGATTTAGCGAGCCGCAAAATCAAAAACCAAGATTAAAAGCACGATTAATGCTAAAAGATGGTTTTGTTTCCAATGGAAAAGCTCCGGTTCCGATGAACAATTTTAATATGGATCTTAATGTAGATTTACCCGATTTAAATACTGAAAAATTGGGACTTGACCTGAAAAATCTAAACTTCGATCTCGGTCCGAACAATAATTTCAAAGCCGTTGTAAAAACAAAAGGTTTAGACGAAATGCAGATTAATGCAGATGTAAAAGGTGCGGTGAATTTACAGACTTTAAGTCAGGCTTTAGGTTTAAAAGATATTGATGCGAGAGGTTTGATGGATACGAATATTAAAGCCAATGGAGTTTTTAGTTTAGATAAAAAATTATTCCCGAAAACGAATGGTTATCTCAATCTTAAAAATGGATGGCTGAAAACAAAATATTATCCAAATCCGATTCAGAATATCAATATTGTTGCAAATATTATCAATACAGACGGTACTTTTAAAAGTTTAGGGGTGAAGCTCGATCCTTTTAAATTTGATTTTGAAGGAAATCCTGTTTTCGTAAATGCCGATCTTCAGAATTTTGAAGATGTTCTGTATAAAGTTCGTGCAAAAGGAACTTTGAATGTAGGACGAATTTATAAAGTTTTTGCTAAAAAAGGTTTAGATGTAAGCGGATTAATTATGGCAGATTTGTCTCTGAACGGCCGACAAAGTTATGCAACAACCGGTCAGTACAGCAGATTAGACAATCGTGGGAATTTAATTTTAAAGAATATAAAAGCCACGACAGAATATCTTCCGAAATCATTTTACATTAAAGAAGGAAACTTCGAGTTTGAGAATGAAAAAATGTGGTTCAGAAAGTTTTTTGCAAACTACGGAAAATCTGATTTTGCTTTAAACGGCTATCTTTTAAACACAATCAATTATTTTATTGAAAGAAAAGGCACGCTTCACGGGAAATTTAAGTTAAAATCGAGATACATTCTCATTGATGAATTTATGGCATTGAAAGACGGTGATAATTCAAAAAAATCAATTGAAGTTGATTATGCAAAAGTTGAAAACCCAAAGAGCAGTGGCGTCGTGATTATCCCAAAAAACCTGGATGTTTCGTTGGAAGCAGATGCGAAAAATGTTGAGTTTAAAGGTTTGAATCTTAATAATCTTTTCGGCTTGGCTTCTGTCAATAAAGGTGAAGTTTTTCTTAAAAATACTTCATTTGATGTTGTAGGAAGCAGAATGAAAATAGATGCGCGTTATCAGGATGAGTCTCCATTGACAGCGAATTATGATATTGCTTTGAATGTTTTAGATTTTGATGTTCAAAGAGCGTATAATGAAATTGATATGGTTCGTGAAATGGCAACCGCAGCTAAAAATGTGAAAGGAATTGTTTCTTTGGATTATAAATTAAAAGGAGATTTTGATAAAAATATGACCCCGATTTATCCGTCCTTAGAAGGCGGAGGAGTGGTGAATCTTCGTGACGTAGAAGTGAAAAATCTTAAAATGCTTTCTGCAGTTGGAGATAATATTGGAGCAAAAGCTTTCAATAATCCCGATATGAAAGGAGTGAATATTGAAACGCACATCAAAAATAATCTGATTCACGTTGATAAATTTACTTTTAAAGTTTCGATTTTAAGACCTACCATCAGTGGAACAACCAGCTTTAATGGCTTGCTTGATTTGAGAGTTCGTGTCGGAATTCTTCCGGGAGGATTGATTGGTTTCCCAATTGTTGTTACCGGAACTCACGAAAAACCTCAGGTAAAAATATTCAGTAAAAAAGGGCAGGGAATTGTTGATGCTTTGTATAATGAAAAATCAAACAAAGTAATTCGTGAAGAAAGACGTGCCGAGAAAAAAACAAAAAGACAGCAACGAAAAGAAAAAGAAGCTCAGGAGCAGAAAGCTAAAAATGCTGAAAAACAAGTAAGCAAAGATTTAAAAGAAAAATAAAAATAATCGTTTATTTCAAAAGAAAAGAGGGATTCCTATTTTAGAAATTCCTCTTTTTCTTTTAGTTTTTAAAGATGATTTTTAAATGTCCTTCCGACGAAGGAGAAATCTCTTTATTCGTGAGATTCTTCATTCCACTTCGCTGCAT encodes the following:
- a CDS encoding outer membrane beta-barrel family protein; translated protein: MSTPIEIYLYDNENQLIKTIITKESKFEFNDLRSNTYYLQISSGETEQKEKPFLLNRDENFNIIYHPKIKDIEAITITREKKKFSVENGNITLDITDSPLNKVATSSELLTKLPFVTLDANGEGVSVVGKGNPLLYVDNQRVDFSTLSGISVEDIKSVEIIRNPSVKYESEGKAVIKINLKKSKKDGSKLSLSETATFQKRFSNYFNANFQQKKNKTEWKINAAFNAVQHWESNGYNYTVPSKNISSDYTIVSITNRPQTIFGASLYQELSNDGDYLTLSFNGNFRPDKGDNNTHTKYTENGVSSNILTLNHQDNKRASINSVFNYNKKLADWDANIFTGFQYTRESRNVDYEFLNNIDDSGYEFSQFRRQLYSGDVYSGRIDFEKKLNENYKLELGTSFTKAETTTDNVTNYASIKVPEFFNYLFKESNTGSYVNVNAEKNKWNFKAGIRMETTSAKGFDNILKDTTLSRNAVDWFPNAEISFQQNKDYVYTLNFRKTISRPGYGNLSSGGLYGSPYIEYEGNSNLIPTYTNTLSFTTSLKKWSLNASVYTSKNPMGYTLVYDDAKNISKFTLINFEKEIGASLGVDVPFEWKIWSSQNSMSVNYGKTEDSLAFVKRSTPYLYIYTNNTLKIAKNFSLLMDGYYITKRTEGLYDNNAVCVVNFGITKSLSDFDFTFRYNDLFKQMNYIQSMTYDKISSTGNFYGNTPTVSVAVKYNFGKLEKSSYKENKVNETSNRL
- a CDS encoding sugar O-acetyltransferase → MPNSQNTSTSILPRLDIFERLLRGETILPNDPEMPRLRDESFAVKKLLIEMNNSSNSDEITKLLSEILNQEVQNVAVFMPLYINYGKNINIGKNVFINFDCTFLALGGITIEDDVLIGPKVSLITENHPLDPKLRNGLIGKPIHIKKNVWIGANVTVLPGVTIGENAVIAAGAVVSKDVPDNVVAGGIPAKIIKKIENEII
- a CDS encoding AsmA-like C-terminal region-containing protein: MKILKWIGISIASILFLMFIIPILFPGKVSEQVKLFANKHLAGKLDYKKTHLTFFRHFPSLTVSVDDFLLKGSKPFQNDTLLAAKEVAVGINLKNLIFDGEVKIDEIYVTDAYANVFVNTKGEANYNVYVSKPSEKPKDTTSTGASIKLDLIKLRNWNIKYNDHAARVLVDAKGLNYTGKGGLSEDIFDLETDLDIDKLDFSLNRIYYAKQKTLHADLITRINTNALTFVLRKNELRINDLPLKFTGFVSILKDGYNLDINAASEKTTIRDMISVLPPQYLDWAKDTKIEGKSDLFFSLKGRFSEPQNQKPRLKARLMLKDGFVSNGKAPVPMNNFNMDLNVDLPDLNTEKLGLDLKNLNFDLGPNNNFKAVVKTKGLDEMQINADVKGAVNLQTLSQALGLKDIDARGLMDTNIKANGVFSLDKKLFPKTNGYLNLKNGWLKTKYYPNPIQNINIVANIINTDGTFKSLGVKLDPFKFDFEGNPVFVNADLQNFEDVLYKVRAKGTLNVGRIYKVFAKKGLDVSGLIMADLSLNGRQSYATTGQYSRLDNRGNLILKNIKATTEYLPKSFYIKEGNFEFENEKMWFRKFFANYGKSDFALNGYLLNTINYFIERKGTLHGKFKLKSRYILIDEFMALKDGDNSKKSIEVDYAKVENPKSSGVVIIPKNLDVSLEADAKNVEFKGLNLNNLFGLASVNKGEVFLKNTSFDVVGSRMKIDARYQDESPLTANYDIALNVLDFDVQRAYNEIDMVREMATAAKNVKGIVSLDYKLKGDFDKNMTPIYPSLEGGGVVNLRDVEVKNLKMLSAVGDNIGAKAFNNPDMKGVNIETHIKNNLIHVDKFTFKVSILRPTISGTTSFNGLLDLRVRVGILPGGLIGFPIVVTGTHEKPQVKIFSKKGQGIVDALYNEKSNKVIREERRAEKKTKRQQRKEKEAQEQKAKNAEKQVSKDLKEK
- a CDS encoding (R)-mandelonitrile lyase; the protein is MDQENTAALFPKGDQLPKEWFTGNAFLSPLVSKDKNNEFSAGAVTFEIRARTNWHTHPKGQVLIVTEGSGFYQEKGKQPQIIKKGDIINIPENVEHWHGASAKTAMTHIAITNFKEDVQVTWLKPVTDEEFNEANHEK
- a CDS encoding alpha/beta hydrolase, translating into MKKLTLIFATIILSLSQFSAQTKQKSLDKSSKKMNTTEHYTFKLSNKVIRTSVTFKNRYGITLSGDLYLPKNVGNEKLAALAISGPFGAVKEQSSGLYANEMAERGFAVIAFDPSYTGESSGEPRNLASPEINTEDFSAAVDFLGLQKNVDRNRVGIIGICGFGGFALNATAADKRVKAVATTSLYDMTRVMSKGYNDSVTPKQRNQTLEDLNQQRWKDAENGKPAKGTRNLPETLKGDEPQFVKEYFDYYRTPRGFHANSLNSNGAWLITNPLSFMNMPILMYVKEISPRPMLLIAGENAHSRYFSEDIYKSAAEPKELMIIPNAVHVDLYDKVDVIPFDKLESFFKTNLK